Part of the bacterium genome is shown below.
GGTCTTCGGCGACGGCCTTCCGAACCGCTTCCATCGGTGTCCCCCCGAATGCGAACGCGGAAACCAGTACGCCCGTATCGATGACGAGTTTATTTCTTTGTCGCGTAGGTTTTTCTCCGGATCGTCTTGACGGCGTTCTCGACGTCCTTCATCGTCAAGGTGGTTCCTTTGAAGGCCGCCTCGGCCACGCGGAAGGCCGCTTCAAGACGTTCCTCCGGAGTGAGGATAGATAGGATGTAATCCTCGGGGGTGATTTTTATCGCGGTCGTTCTCATGATTCGCCCTTCCTTTCCTGCTATTGAACGAGCGTAGCATCTCCTACGCATTGCGGCAATCGGAGGAAGGGTAGGGGAGGAAAGGGAACGGAGTAGCGACCTCTCTGGCTTCAGATCGGCTTTTTGCCCGTCTTCTTGAACCGGAAGTAGTCCGCCAGGATCTTCGCGTGGTCGAAGGCGAGGGGGGAGGGGAGGTCGCCCTCGCCGAACAGACGCGCCTCCGCGGCGTCGTCGCCGCCTGACGGGGCGCCGGAGGCCCGCCCGACGTAGACCGTCGAGATCGTGTGGTGGCGCGGGTCCCGGGCCGGGTCGGAGTAGACGCCCAGCAGCGCGGTGAGGGTCACCCGCAGGCCCGTCTCCTCCAGCGCCTCCCGGACGGCCGCGGTTTCGACGGTTTCGCCGACCTCCACGAACCCCCCGGGGATCGCCCACCCCGGCGGGGGGTGCTTCCGCCGGACCAGGACGACGCGGTCCCCCACCTCGATGACGACGTCGGCGGTGGGGAGGGGATTGCGGCCGGCCAAGGGGATTCCTCCTGCCTCCCGGACCGAACCCGGGCGGCGATTTGTGTTATAAATTTTACTATGGATTTCGGCCATCCCGCTGCGATCTTCGCGTCTTCTTTCATCATCGGCCTCTCCGGGGCGATGATGCCGGGGCCCCTCCTTGCGGTCACCATCCGGCACGCCTCGGTCCGCGGTTTTTCCGCGGCGCCGCTGCTCGTCCTCGGGCACGCGGTCCTCGAGGCTTCGCTCGTGTGCCTCCTCCTGTTCGGGCTGATGGAGTGGATCCGGGGAGACATGGCGATCATCGCGATCGCGCTGCTCGGCTCCGCGATGCTCCTCCGGATGGCGACCGGGATGGCCCGGGAGGTCAGCACGCTCCGTCTCGACGCCGCGGACGGCGGCGGTACCCCCGGGCGGCCGGACGGGGGGAGCGGGTCCGGCGGGCTGCGCCCCGTGATCGACGGGATCGTCACCTCCGCCTCGAACCCGTACTGGTCGCTCTGGTGGGCGACGATCGGCCTCGGGTACCTGCTCCTTTCGCGCGGCCAGGGATGGCGGGGCGTCCTCGCCTTCTTCTCGGGCCACATCCTGTCCGACGCGGCGTGGTACTTCTTCGTCGGGGCGGCGGTTTCCGCGGGGCGGGGCTGGTTCACCGACCGCGTCTACCGCGGGGTCGTCTGCGCTTGCGCCGTGTTTCTCGTGTTCTTCGCCGTTACGTTCGGGTACCTCGGTGTGTCGCGTCTCATTCGGATCCTGTAGCGGGCGCATTTCCACGGTGGAGGCTTCGACATGAAGGCGGTCGTGATGGCGGGAGGGTTCGGAACGAGGCTTCGCCCGTTGACGGAGAAGCTGCCCAAGCCGATGGCGCACGTGGCGAACCACCCGATGATGGAACACGTCGTACGGCTTCTGGCCGCGGAGGGGATCGACGACCTCGAGGCGCTGCTCCACTTCTACCCGGAAGAGATCAGCTCCTACTTCGGGGACGGGGCTCCCTGGGGGGTCCGGATGAACTACGTGAACGCCGAGGCGGATTACGGCACCGCGGGGGCGGTCAAGAACGCGGAGGAGCGGCTCTCCGGGACCTTCATGGTGATCAGCGCGGACATCATCACCGATTTCGACCTCTCGAAGGCGATCGACTTCCACAAGGAACGCGGGGCGGCGGTCACCATCGTCCTGACGCGCGTCCCCAACCCCCTGCAGTACGGCATCGTGGTCACCGAGGAGGACGGCCGGATCGTACGCTTCCTCGAGAAGCCTACGTGGGGGGAGGTCTTCTCCGACACGATCAACACGGGGATCTACATCGTCGAGGCCGACGTGCTCGACCTCATCCCGCCGAAGAAGAACTGGGATTTCAGCAAGAACCTCTTCCCCGCGATGCTGGCCCGGGGCGACCGCCTCCTCGGATACGTGGCGGAAGGGTACTGGAAGGACGTGGGAAACCTCGACGAGTACCTGAACGTCCACCTCGACCTGCTGGCCGGGAAGGTGAAGATCGCCTTCGAGGGGGAGAAGGCGGGGGAGCGGAGCGTCTGGATCGGGGAGGGGTCGAAGGTCGACTACACGGCGGAGCTTTCCAACGTGCTCCTCGGGAAGGACTGCGTCGTCGGGTCGGGCGTGACGATGAGCAACGTCGTGGTCGGGGACGGATGCGTCATCGAGGACGGGGCGGTCCTCCAGTCCTCCGTGCTGTGGGAGCGCGTGTCGGTGGGAAAGGGGGCCCGGATCTTCGAGAACATCGTCGGATCCGACGTCCGGGTGGGGCGCGGCGCCTTCCTCGCGGAGCGGGCGGTGATCAGCGACCATTGCGTGATCGGGACGGAGGCCGTGGTCAAGCCGAACGTGAAGGTTTGGCCCCACAAGGTGGTCGAGGACGGGGCGGTCCTGTCGTCCTCCCTCATCTGGGGGGAGAAGTGGGCGCGCTCCCTCTTCGGCGCCTACGGGATCGTCGGGCTGGCGAACATCGAGATCTCCCCGGAATTCGCGGCGAAGGTCGGGGCCGCCTACGCTGCCACGTTCGGGAGGAAGGTGGTCCTCTCCACCAGCCGGGACAGCCACAAGGCATCGCGGATGATCAACCGGGCGATCATGACGGGGATGCTCTCGGTCGGCGTCGACGTGCACGACTACGGCGTCACACCCCTGCCGGTCGTGCGTTTCCTCTCGCGCTCCCGCGGGGAGGAGCGGGGCGGCATCCACATCCGGAAGAGCCCGTTCAACGCGTCTTTCATCGACATCAAGTTTTTCGACGATTCCGGCCTCGACCTGCCGATGGGACTGGAGAAGAACATCGAAAACATGTTTTTCCGGGAGGACTTCGTCCGGGCCGACATCGAGGAGACGGGGGAGATCACCTTCCCGATGGGCGGGTTCGACTCCTACATCGACGGGTTCGTGAAATCCGTCGCCGCCCGGGCGATCAAGGAGCGGAACTTCAACATCGTCCTGGATTACTCCTACGGATCCTCCGCCGTCATCTTCCCCCGGATCCTCGGACAGCTCGGGGTGGAGACGGTGGCGCTGAACGCCATCCTCGACCCGGCCCGAATCACCCGGTCGCAGGAGGAGTTCGACAAGGGGATGGGCCACCTCGCGGCGATCTCCCGCTCCCTGTCCGCCGACTTCGGGGCGATGCTCGACACCGGCGGCGAGAAGGTCTTCCTGATCGACGAGAAGGGGGACGTCCTTCCGGACGCGACGGCGCTGCAGGTGATCTGCCTCCTCGCCTGCCGACAGGCGGGCAAGGGGCTGGTGGGAGTGCCGGTCACAGCCTCGCGGAACGTGGAGAAGATCGCGGCGCGCTTCGGACTGGACGTGGTCCGGACGCGGACGCTGCCGAGGTCGCTGATGGAAACGGCGGCGAGGGAGGGGGTCGCCTTCGCGGGGGACGGATCGGGCGGGTTCGTGTTCCCGCGTTTCCAGCCTGCCTTCGAC
Proteins encoded:
- a CDS encoding NUDIX hydrolase; translation: MAEIHSKIYNTNRRPGSVREAGGIPLAGRNPLPTADVVIEVGDRVVLVRRKHPPPGWAIPGGFVEVGETVETAAVREALEETGLRVTLTALLGVYSDPARDPRHHTISTVYVGRASGAPSGGDDAAEARLFGEGDLPSPLAFDHAKILADYFRFKKTGKKPI
- a CDS encoding LysE family translocator, with the protein product MDFGHPAAIFASSFIIGLSGAMMPGPLLAVTIRHASVRGFSAAPLLVLGHAVLEASLVCLLLFGLMEWIRGDMAIIAIALLGSAMLLRMATGMAREVSTLRLDAADGGGTPGRPDGGSGSGGLRPVIDGIVTSASNPYWSLWWATIGLGYLLLSRGQGWRGVLAFFSGHILSDAAWYFFVGAAVSAGRGWFTDRVYRGVVCACAVFLVFFAVTFGYLGVSRLIRIL
- a CDS encoding NTP transferase domain-containing protein, which produces MKAVVMAGGFGTRLRPLTEKLPKPMAHVANHPMMEHVVRLLAAEGIDDLEALLHFYPEEISSYFGDGAPWGVRMNYVNAEADYGTAGAVKNAEERLSGTFMVISADIITDFDLSKAIDFHKERGAAVTIVLTRVPNPLQYGIVVTEEDGRIVRFLEKPTWGEVFSDTINTGIYIVEADVLDLIPPKKNWDFSKNLFPAMLARGDRLLGYVAEGYWKDVGNLDEYLNVHLDLLAGKVKIAFEGEKAGERSVWIGEGSKVDYTAELSNVLLGKDCVVGSGVTMSNVVVGDGCVIEDGAVLQSSVLWERVSVGKGARIFENIVGSDVRVGRGAFLAERAVISDHCVIGTEAVVKPNVKVWPHKVVEDGAVLSSSLIWGEKWARSLFGAYGIVGLANIEISPEFAAKVGAAYAATFGRKVVLSTSRDSHKASRMINRAIMTGMLSVGVDVHDYGVTPLPVVRFLSRSRGEERGGIHIRKSPFNASFIDIKFFDDSGLDLPMGLEKNIENMFFREDFVRADIEETGEITFPMGGFDSYIDGFVKSVAARAIKERNFNIVLDYSYGSSAVIFPRILGQLGVETVALNAILDPARITRSQEEFDKGMGHLAAISRSLSADFGAMLDTGGEKVFLIDEKGDVLPDATALQVICLLACRQAGKGLVGVPVTASRNVEKIAARFGLDVVRTRTLPRSLMETAAREGVAFAGDGSGGFVFPRFQPAFDGMFAIVKIMELLAAEGRGLSDILREIPPTVLIHRKIPCAWENKGSLMRMLTGHAEGKPSQFIDGVKVFEGEDWALVYPSQDEAYFHLVVESGDGRAAERIASEYADLFTSWGKKL